Proteins encoded in a region of the Oncorhynchus gorbuscha isolate QuinsamMale2020 ecotype Even-year linkage group LG16, OgorEven_v1.0, whole genome shotgun sequence genome:
- the LOC124000634 gene encoding carbonic anhydrase 4-like isoform X1, protein MQRHLIVPICFASFLKICTGADWCYQSQHTCATPCNGPEKWYHANKDCEGRAQSPINIVHRKTLPDERLTPFQFRKYQDSFSGLIKNNGHSVQVNVPHQPYVIGGDLETPYKVVQFHLHWGKDGGPGSEHTIDGEQYPMELHIVHMNEEYSTLEDALKDPIGVAVLGFFYEESLSANRKYDPVVRALQRIMTTGSNTTLVSVSLEQLIPPQQNLSNYYRYKGSLTTPGCTESVIWTVFEKPIPLSRDQLRVFSDLQFKDGKPMVGTFRPVQPLNGRVVYRSGGAVVVASIAILLASVTMAMGLSQPN, encoded by the exons ATTGGTGCTACCAGTCCCAGCATACCTGTGCCACCCCTTGTAATG gACCTGAGAAGTGGTACCATGCCAACAAAGACTGTGAAGGCAGAGCACAATCCCCCATCAACATCGTCCACAGGAAGACCCTACCAGATGAGCGCCTCACACCCTTCCAGTTCAGAAAATACCAGGATTCCTTCAGTGGCCTGATCAAAAACAATGGACACTCTG TTCAAGTGAATGTGCCTCACCAACCGTATGTGATTGGTGGAGACCTGGAGACGCCATATAAGGTAGTGCAGTTTCACCTGCACTGGGGAAAGGATGGAGGACCAGGGTCGGAACACACTATCGACGGAGAGCAGTACCCCATGGAG CTGCATATTGTTCACATGAATGAGGAATACTCAACATTGGAAGATGCCCTGAAAGACCCTATAGGAGTTGCAGTCCTTGGATTTTTCTATGAG GAATCCCTAAGTGCCAACAGAAAATATGACCCCGTTGTAAGAGCCCTCCAGCGCATCATGACGACTG GTTCTAATACAACTCTGGTGTCAGTTTCTCTGGAACAGCTGATTCCTCCCCAGCAGAACCTAAGCAACTACTACCGTTACAAGGGCTCGCTCACCACCCCCGGCTGTACCGAGTCTGTGATCTGGACTGTGTTCGAGAAGCCCATCCCTCTCAGCAGAGACCAG CTGCGGGTGTTCTCAGACCTCCAGTTTAAGGATGGCAAGCCTATGGTGGGCACATTCCGGCCGGTGCAGCCCCTCAATGGCCGCGTGGTGTACCGGTCGGGAGGCGCTGTGGTAGTGGCCAGCATTGCAATCCTCTTGGCCTCCGTCACCATGGCGATGGGATTATCACAGCCCAACTAG
- the LOC124000634 gene encoding carbonic anhydrase 4-like isoform X2, whose translation MQRHLIVPICFASFLKICTGADWCYQSQHTCATPCNGPEKWYHANKDCEGRAQSPINIVHRKTLPDERLTPFQFRKYQDSFSGLIKNNGHSVQVNVPHQPYVIGGDLETPYKVVQFHLHWGKDGGPGSEHTIDGEQYPMEESLSANRKYDPVVRALQRIMTTGSNTTLVSVSLEQLIPPQQNLSNYYRYKGSLTTPGCTESVIWTVFEKPIPLSRDQLRVFSDLQFKDGKPMVGTFRPVQPLNGRVVYRSGGAVVVASIAILLASVTMAMGLSQPN comes from the exons ATTGGTGCTACCAGTCCCAGCATACCTGTGCCACCCCTTGTAATG gACCTGAGAAGTGGTACCATGCCAACAAAGACTGTGAAGGCAGAGCACAATCCCCCATCAACATCGTCCACAGGAAGACCCTACCAGATGAGCGCCTCACACCCTTCCAGTTCAGAAAATACCAGGATTCCTTCAGTGGCCTGATCAAAAACAATGGACACTCTG TTCAAGTGAATGTGCCTCACCAACCGTATGTGATTGGTGGAGACCTGGAGACGCCATATAAGGTAGTGCAGTTTCACCTGCACTGGGGAAAGGATGGAGGACCAGGGTCGGAACACACTATCGACGGAGAGCAGTACCCCATGGAG GAATCCCTAAGTGCCAACAGAAAATATGACCCCGTTGTAAGAGCCCTCCAGCGCATCATGACGACTG GTTCTAATACAACTCTGGTGTCAGTTTCTCTGGAACAGCTGATTCCTCCCCAGCAGAACCTAAGCAACTACTACCGTTACAAGGGCTCGCTCACCACCCCCGGCTGTACCGAGTCTGTGATCTGGACTGTGTTCGAGAAGCCCATCCCTCTCAGCAGAGACCAG CTGCGGGTGTTCTCAGACCTCCAGTTTAAGGATGGCAAGCCTATGGTGGGCACATTCCGGCCGGTGCAGCCCCTCAATGGCCGCGTGGTGTACCGGTCGGGAGGCGCTGTGGTAGTGGCCAGCATTGCAATCCTCTTGGCCTCCGTCACCATGGCGATGGGATTATCACAGCCCAACTAG